Proteins from a single region of Desulfolutivibrio sulfoxidireducens:
- a CDS encoding RNA recognition motif domain-containing protein — MSKNIYVGNLPFRASEDNVRDLFAQYGAVSSVKLISDRETGKPRGFGFVEMDDDAEADAAIQALNGKDYEGRSLKVNEAKPRAPKPRRPAW; from the coding sequence ATGTCCAAGAATATTTACGTCGGCAATCTGCCCTTCCGGGCCTCCGAAGACAATGTTCGCGACCTGTTTGCCCAGTACGGCGCGGTGTCCTCCGTCAAGCTCATCTCCGACCGGGAAACCGGCAAGCCGCGTGGCTTCGGCTTCGTGGAGATGGACGACGACGCCGAGGCTGACGCGGCCATCCAGGCCTTAAACGGCAAGGACTACGAAGGCCGCAGCCTGAAGGTCAACGAGGCCAAGCCCCGCGCTCCGAAGCCCAGACGTCCCGCCTGGTAA
- a CDS encoding glycosyltransferase, with protein sequence MALYGMKLAWVGAHPLDAGMRAVVPGTVVVPLRVSQILGFDDVIRLAGGVPDVVVYSDISGPPPLAGIERFPCLTVFYCVDSHIHGWYPDYARAFDLCAVSLRDHLPLFASRLGPDRVLWLPPCPRMRDRPSAAPKVHDLMFVGKVDPEVTPGRHAFLAEVKKRVPGLRVTRGNYRELFPTARLVLNVAERGDLNFRVFEALACGACLLTPRVGHGQDELFTNGVHLFTYPPMDPEAVAVLVRELLSDEARRDRVAAAGAALVQARHRPEHRAAELVAFLADHRPFERLVAARLKYADPLFTRLLRPLYLHWAEALRPSPVAEAFLAMARRTAAVS encoded by the coding sequence ATGGCGCTTTACGGGATGAAGCTGGCCTGGGTGGGCGCCCATCCCCTGGACGCGGGGATGCGGGCCGTCGTGCCGGGAACGGTCGTGGTCCCCCTTCGCGTCTCCCAGATCCTTGGCTTTGACGACGTGATCCGCCTGGCCGGGGGCGTGCCGGACGTGGTGGTCTATTCGGACATCTCCGGGCCGCCGCCTTTGGCCGGGATCGAGCGCTTTCCCTGCCTGACGGTGTTTTACTGCGTGGACAGCCACATCCACGGCTGGTATCCGGACTACGCCCGGGCCTTTGACCTGTGCGCCGTGAGCCTTCGGGACCACCTGCCGCTTTTCGCCTCCCGCCTGGGCCCGGACCGGGTCCTGTGGCTGCCGCCCTGTCCCAGGATGCGGGATCGGCCCAGTGCGGCCCCAAAGGTCCACGACCTGATGTTTGTGGGCAAGGTCGACCCCGAGGTGACGCCTGGCCGGCACGCCTTTCTGGCCGAGGTGAAAAAACGCGTCCCGGGGCTTCGCGTCACCCGGGGCAACTACCGGGAGCTGTTCCCCACGGCCCGGCTGGTGCTCAACGTGGCCGAGCGCGGGGACCTCAATTTCCGGGTGTTCGAGGCCCTGGCCTGCGGCGCGTGCCTGCTCACCCCCCGGGTGGGGCACGGCCAGGACGAACTTTTCACCAACGGCGTGCATCTTTTCACCTACCCCCCCATGGACCCGGAGGCCGTGGCCGTCCTGGTCCGGGAGCTTCTGTCCGACGAGGCGCGCCGGGATCGCGTGGCCGCCGCCGGAGCGGCCCTGGTCCAGGCCAGGCACCGTCCCGAACACCGGGCCGCCGAACTGGTCGCGTTTCTCGCGGACCATCGGCCCTTCGAGCGTCTGGTCGCGGCCCGTCTGAAATATGCGGACCCGCTTTTCACGCGGCTTTTGCGTCCCCTGTACCTGCACTGGGCCGAGGCCCTGCGGCCGTCGCCCGTGGCCGAGGCCTTCTTGGCCATGGCCCGCCGGACGGCGGCGGTATCGTGA
- a CDS encoding LytR/AlgR family response regulator transcription factor — translation MEKIAALLLHPDPQARATLRDYLAGVDFIRVVGETVTAFEAGELLRAIPYGIVFLGVDLPGGVSGLDLAKTLAGRKQKPGLVFLAADESHAFAAFELGASDYLLWPATKERFDRTVERLSRFKPAFQEISPPSAWQKADDASGGDDENGEETVRLPLEEDEEDRFISALKQAWDLSQFKRPRDIEKLAVTLDGRTILIPYTQIIFVEAYEDYSFVHTATQKFLTSYRLKLLEDRLKPHRFFRVHRKYLVNLDLVTEIASLPGGNFMLRTAGKTRIELPIGRRRIGELKQVLGL, via the coding sequence ATGGAAAAAATCGCCGCCCTGCTCCTGCACCCCGACCCCCAGGCCAGGGCCACGCTTCGGGACTACCTCGCCGGTGTGGATTTCATCCGGGTGGTGGGCGAGACGGTCACCGCCTTCGAGGCCGGGGAGCTGTTGCGGGCCATTCCCTACGGCATCGTGTTCCTGGGCGTGGACCTGCCCGGCGGCGTAAGCGGCCTGGACCTGGCCAAAACCCTGGCCGGACGCAAGCAGAAGCCCGGGCTGGTGTTTCTGGCCGCCGACGAATCCCATGCCTTTGCCGCCTTTGAACTCGGGGCCTCGGATTATCTCTTGTGGCCGGCCACAAAAGAACGCTTCGATCGCACCGTCGAACGCTTAAGCCGCTTCAAGCCGGCCTTTCAGGAGATTTCCCCGCCCTCGGCCTGGCAGAAGGCCGACGACGCCTCCGGCGGCGACGACGAGAACGGCGAGGAGACCGTGCGCCTGCCCCTGGAGGAGGACGAGGAGGACCGCTTCATCTCGGCCCTCAAGCAGGCCTGGGATTTAAGCCAGTTCAAACGCCCCCGGGACATCGAAAAGCTGGCCGTGACCCTCGACGGCCGGACCATCCTCATCCCCTACACCCAGATCATCTTCGTCGAGGCCTACGAGGACTATTCCTTCGTGCACACCGCCACCCAGAAATTTCTGACCTCGTATCGCCTCAAACTCCTGGAGGACCGCTTGAAACCCCACCGGTTCTTCCGGGTGCATCGCAAGTATCTGGTGAACCTGGACCTGGTCACGGAGATCGCCTCGCTTCCCGGCGGCAATTTCATGCTGCGCACCGCGGGCAAGACCCGTATCGAACTGCCCATCGGCCGCCGCCGCATCGGTGAACTCAAACAGGTGCTTGGGTTGTAG
- the acs gene encoding acetate--CoA ligase yields MDQTGALDALTEEKRVFRPDPQTVIEATVTPKDLESALALAAADPLAYWERAAEELEWHRRWERVLDDDHPPRYRWFPGGRCNIAHNALDRHVRSANKNKLALIWEGEAGDCRKFTYYELYREVNRLANAFKSLGLARGDRVTLYMPPLPETLVAMLAAAKVGASHSLVFAGFSARFLRQRINDARSKIVVTADGFSRGGRVIALKPVVDEALHGVHSDCAETVVVVRRVGMDVDMTEPRDLYYHDLVRQESAEAACEPMAADDELFLLFTSGTTGRPKAVAHVHGGYMVGVNHTFREVFDIRPTDIYFCTADPGWITGHGYGVYGPLLAGATSVMYEGHPLYPQADRLWSMAARHGVTVLYTTPTLLRMLMRYGPQYPKKHDLSTLRLLGTVGEPISPETWIWFHKHIGRSRCPVLDTWWQTETGMVMISPLAISALKPGSVGKPLPGVDADVVDAAGDPVPPGKGGFLVIKKPWPAMFREVTGGFGGMGASLADYYTRIPGMYFAGDVAKKDEDGYFFIQGRTDDVLSIAGRRMGTAELEAALVSHRAVVEAAVIGLPDRVKGQVAKAFVVPAAGYESQFDGEEGLRGDLARHVRRELGPIVTFRTIEFRESLPHTRSGKIMRRALRAEELGLPAEAEDGEGEP; encoded by the coding sequence ATGGACCAGACCGGAGCCCTCGACGCCCTGACCGAGGAAAAACGGGTTTTCCGTCCCGACCCGCAGACCGTCATCGAGGCCACCGTCACGCCAAAGGACCTGGAGTCCGCCCTGGCCCTGGCCGCCGCCGATCCGCTGGCCTACTGGGAGCGGGCCGCGGAGGAACTGGAATGGCACCGCCGCTGGGAACGGGTCCTCGACGACGACCACCCGCCCCGCTACCGCTGGTTCCCGGGCGGGCGCTGCAACATCGCCCACAACGCCCTGGACCGCCACGTGCGCTCGGCCAACAAGAACAAACTGGCCCTGATCTGGGAGGGCGAGGCCGGGGACTGCCGCAAATTCACCTATTACGAACTCTACCGGGAGGTGAACCGGCTGGCCAACGCCTTCAAATCCCTGGGGCTTGCCCGCGGCGACCGGGTGACCCTGTACATGCCGCCCCTGCCCGAAACCCTGGTGGCCATGCTGGCCGCGGCCAAGGTGGGCGCGTCGCACAGCCTGGTCTTCGCCGGGTTTTCGGCCCGGTTTTTGCGCCAGCGCATCAACGACGCCCGCTCGAAAATCGTGGTCACGGCCGACGGCTTTTCCCGGGGCGGCCGGGTGATTGCCCTCAAGCCCGTGGTGGACGAGGCCCTGCACGGGGTGCACAGCGACTGCGCCGAGACCGTGGTGGTGGTGCGCCGGGTGGGCATGGACGTGGACATGACCGAACCGCGCGACCTCTATTACCATGATCTGGTGCGCCAGGAATCGGCCGAGGCCGCCTGCGAACCCATGGCGGCCGACGACGAGCTGTTTTTGCTGTTCACCTCCGGGACCACGGGCCGGCCCAAGGCCGTGGCCCACGTCCACGGCGGCTATATGGTGGGCGTCAACCACACCTTCCGCGAGGTCTTCGACATCAGGCCCACGGACATCTATTTCTGCACCGCCGATCCGGGCTGGATCACCGGCCACGGCTATGGGGTGTACGGGCCGCTCCTGGCCGGGGCCACCTCGGTCATGTACGAGGGCCATCCCCTCTACCCCCAGGCCGATCGGCTGTGGAGCATGGCCGCCCGGCACGGGGTGACGGTGCTCTACACCACGCCCACGCTTCTGCGCATGCTCATGCGCTACGGCCCCCAGTATCCCAAAAAACACGACCTCTCGACCCTGAGGCTTCTGGGCACTGTGGGCGAGCCCATAAGCCCGGAGACGTGGATCTGGTTCCACAAGCACATCGGCCGTTCGCGCTGCCCGGTGCTGGACACCTGGTGGCAGACCGAGACGGGCATGGTGATGATCAGCCCCCTGGCCATCTCGGCCCTCAAGCCCGGTTCCGTGGGCAAACCGCTGCCCGGGGTGGACGCGGACGTGGTGGACGCGGCGGGCGATCCCGTGCCGCCGGGCAAGGGCGGTTTTCTGGTGATCAAAAAACCGTGGCCGGCCATGTTCCGCGAGGTGACCGGGGGATTCGGGGGGATGGGGGCGAGCCTTGCGGACTACTATACCCGCATCCCGGGGATGTATTTCGCCGGGGACGTGGCCAAAAAGGACGAGGACGGATATTTTTTCATCCAGGGCCGGACGGACGACGTCCTGAGCATCGCCGGGCGGCGCATGGGCACGGCCGAGCTTGAGGCGGCGCTTGTATCGCACCGGGCGGTGGTGGAGGCGGCGGTGATCGGGCTGCCGGATCGGGTCAAGGGCCAGGTGGCCAAGGCCTTTGTGGTGCCGGCGGCGGGGTACGAGTCCCAGTTCGACGGCGAGGAGGGGCTTCGGGGGGATCTGGCCCGGCACGTGCGCCGGGAGCTTGGCCCCATCGTGACCTTTCGGACCATCGAGTTTCGGGAGAGCCTGCCGCACACCCGAAGCGGCAAGATCATGCGCCGGGCGCTACGCGCCGAGGAGTTGGGGTTGCCGGCCGAGGCCGAGGATGGGGAGGGGGAACCGTAG
- a CDS encoding TIGR00266 family protein: MADVIDYRILGDDMQIVEITLDPGEGVRAETGAMLYLEGGIEMSTSSGGGLMSGLKRMVSGESFFITTFENTGRGQALAAFGAPYPGKIVPVDLADHGGTFLCQKDAYLCSAVGVDIAVAFTKRLGAGLFGGEGFILQKLSGDGLAFIHAGGTVIEKTLRAGETLRVDTGCLAGFEESVDYDIGFVGGFTNALFGGEGMFLASMTGPGRVYLQSLPFSRLADRIHSAKYAKREEKTGVAGIGGSLLGGILGGDK, from the coding sequence ATGGCCGACGTCATCGACTACCGCATCCTCGGCGACGACATGCAGATCGTGGAGATCACCCTGGACCCGGGCGAGGGCGTGCGCGCAGAGACCGGGGCCATGCTCTACCTCGAAGGCGGCATCGAGATGAGCACCTCCTCCGGCGGCGGGCTCATGAGCGGACTCAAGCGCATGGTCTCGGGCGAGAGCTTTTTCATCACCACCTTCGAGAACACGGGAAGGGGCCAGGCCCTGGCCGCCTTCGGCGCGCCCTATCCGGGCAAGATCGTGCCCGTGGATCTGGCCGATCACGGCGGGACCTTTTTGTGCCAGAAGGACGCCTACCTGTGCTCGGCCGTGGGCGTGGACATCGCCGTGGCCTTCACCAAACGCCTGGGCGCGGGCCTTTTCGGGGGCGAGGGATTCATCCTGCAAAAGCTTTCCGGCGACGGGCTGGCCTTCATCCACGCCGGCGGCACGGTCATCGAAAAGACCCTGCGGGCCGGGGAGACGCTTCGCGTGGACACCGGCTGCCTGGCCGGGTTCGAGGAGTCCGTGGACTACGACATCGGGTTCGTGGGCGGGTTCACCAACGCGCTGTTCGGCGGCGAGGGCATGTTTCTGGCCTCCATGACCGGTCCCGGGCGGGTCTACCTGCAAAGCCTGCCCTTCTCCCGCCTGGCCGACCGCATCCACTCGGCCAAGTACGCCAAAAGAGAGGAAAAAACCGGGGTGGCCGGGATCGGCGGCTCGCTTCTGGGCGGCATCCTGGGCGGCGACAAGTAG
- a CDS encoding B12-binding domain-containing radical SAM protein, producing MGNAARNILLVNPALPRSFWSFQEIMRVTGKKALLPSLGLLTVAALLPVSWTARLCDCNVRPVSEEDLEWADVVMISAMLVQRDGLFECAQRAKRLGKIVVAGGPYVTSASREVQDAGCDFVVVGEGEYTIPLLVRAIEEGRPGGILSVEEKTSMDHVPLPRFDLVDPGVYDAMPVQTSRGCPFACEFCDVINLFGRVPRYKSVSRVLAELSAIFDTGYRGAVFITDDNFIGNPRRAEELLRGLIPWNRERGEPFWYITQASVNLGSSPELIDLMTGANFGYVFVGIESPDVDVLAGTHKYQNIRHPLLESIRAIGSGGLTVIGSFILGFDNEEKGAGGRIVAFAEAAGIPLVMVNTLQAVPQTELWRRLRDEGRLVDADVGDMATGVMNFVPTRPVKDILTEQIAAWDSLYDVSRHMDRVLRGILAMRPTRSASGAGEKAASLKRKSSHGVRSNPAAELRLLARLVWRFGIASRHRGQFWRQFFLVARRNPSRWRRYLTLLVMGDDILSFTAVIRERAAPSLR from the coding sequence ATGGGTAACGCCGCGAGAAACATCCTGCTGGTCAATCCGGCCCTGCCGCGTTCCTTTTGGAGTTTCCAGGAGATCATGCGGGTGACGGGGAAAAAGGCCCTTTTGCCCTCCCTGGGACTTTTGACCGTGGCCGCGCTTCTGCCCGTATCCTGGACGGCGCGCCTGTGCGACTGCAACGTGCGCCCGGTCTCCGAAGAGGACCTGGAATGGGCCGACGTGGTCATGATCTCGGCCATGCTGGTGCAGCGCGACGGCCTGTTCGAGTGCGCCCAAAGGGCCAAACGCCTGGGCAAGATCGTGGTCGCCGGCGGTCCCTACGTCACCTCCGCATCGCGGGAGGTCCAGGACGCCGGGTGCGATTTCGTGGTCGTCGGGGAGGGGGAATACACCATCCCCCTTCTGGTCCGGGCCATCGAGGAGGGCCGTCCGGGCGGGATCCTTTCCGTGGAGGAAAAGACCTCCATGGACCATGTGCCGCTTCCCCGCTTCGATCTCGTGGACCCCGGGGTCTACGACGCCATGCCCGTGCAGACCTCGCGCGGCTGTCCGTTCGCCTGCGAGTTTTGCGACGTGATCAACCTCTTTGGCCGGGTGCCCCGCTACAAGTCCGTTTCGCGGGTGTTGGCCGAGTTGTCGGCCATCTTCGACACCGGATACCGGGGGGCGGTCTTTATCACCGACGACAATTTCATCGGCAACCCCCGTCGGGCCGAGGAACTGTTGCGGGGGCTCATTCCCTGGAACAGGGAGCGCGGCGAGCCGTTTTGGTACATCACCCAGGCCTCGGTGAACCTGGGGAGCAGCCCGGAACTGATCGATCTCATGACCGGGGCCAATTTCGGCTACGTGTTCGTGGGCATCGAATCCCCGGACGTGGACGTTCTGGCCGGGACGCACAAGTACCAGAACATCCGCCATCCCCTTCTGGAGTCCATCCGGGCCATCGGTTCCGGGGGGTTGACGGTCATCGGCAGTTTCATCCTGGGCTTCGACAACGAGGAAAAGGGCGCGGGCGGGCGCATCGTGGCCTTTGCCGAGGCGGCGGGCATCCCCCTGGTCATGGTCAACACCCTGCAGGCCGTGCCCCAGACCGAGTTATGGCGACGGCTGCGCGACGAGGGCCGGCTGGTGGACGCCGACGTGGGGGACATGGCCACGGGGGTCATGAATTTCGTGCCCACAAGGCCGGTCAAGGACATCCTGACCGAGCAGATCGCGGCCTGGGACAGCCTCTACGACGTGTCCCGGCACATGGACCGGGTCTTGCGCGGCATCCTTGCGATGCGGCCCACGCGTTCGGCCTCGGGGGCCGGGGAAAAGGCCGCGTCGCTGAAAAGAAAGTCGTCGCATGGCGTACGTTCGAACCCGGCCGCGGAACTGCGGCTTCTGGCCAGACTCGTGTGGCGGTTCGGGATCGCCTCCCGGCACCGGGGGCAGTTCTGGCGGCAGTTTTTCCTCGTGGCCCGCCGGAATCCCTCGCGCTGGCGTCGATACCTGACCCTTCTGGTCATGGGCGACGACATCTTGTCGTTCACGGCGGTCATCCGTGAGCGGGCCGCGCCGTCGCTACGGTGA